A single window of Eucalyptus grandis isolate ANBG69807.140 chromosome 1, ASM1654582v1, whole genome shotgun sequence DNA harbors:
- the LOC104441985 gene encoding probable receptor-like protein kinase At2g42960 gives MSSGGSLNSKLSETFLGVKLWVWIGISVGAFIVLILCALGIWVSVRRKSKRTDVFSLSQIPNVSKDIRVDRVGGQNFPNHPESVSFAVNDKSVEKNSEKMLVHLTTSKSSEPDNLSQCSSIYNPERGFSSQSGEEGSSGNVRKNPSLPYAGLVTASPLIGLPEISHLGWGHWFTLRDLELATNRFSPQHVLGEGGYGVVYKGKLINGTEVAVKKLLNNLGQAEKEFRVEVEAIGHVRHKNLVRLLGYCIEGVHRMLVYEYVNNGNLEQWLHGAMHERGVLTWEARMKVILGTAKALAYLHEAIEPKVVHRDIKSSNILMDDEFNAKVSDFGLAKLLGSGESHITTRVMGTFGYVAPEYANTGMLNEKSDIYSFGVLLLEAITGRDPVDYGRPANEVNLVEWLKVMVGTRRAEEVVDPTLEVKPATRALKRSLLVALRCVDPEADKRPKMTQVVRMLEADEYPFREDRRNKKSRTASMDIELTKEATGSAEVESQANPESHKIEITQA, from the exons ATGTCATCTGGGGGTTCTTTGAATTCAAAGTTGTCAGAAACTTTCCTGGGTGTGAAGTTGTGGGTTTGGATTGGCATCTCTGTAGGCGCATTCATAGTTTTGATTCTCTGCGCCCTAGGCATCTGGGTTTCAGTGAGGAGAAAATCGAAAAGGACGGACGTGTTCTCCCTTTCCCAGATACCGAATGTGTCGAAGGATATCCGAGTCGACAGAGTGGGTGGCCAGAATTTCCCTAATCACCCAGAAAGTGTGTCCTTTGCAGTTAATGACAAATCGGTCGAGAAGAACTCGGAGAAGATGCTCGTCCACTTGACCACAAGCAAATCAAGCGAGCCGGATAACCTGAGTCAGTGCAGCTCTATTTACAACCCGGAAAGGGGATTTAGTTCGCAATCgggagaagaaggaagctctGGGAATGTTCGAAAGAATCCATCATTGCCTTATGCTGGACTTGTTACCGCCTCTCCTCTAATTGGCTTACCAGAAATTTCGCACCTTGGATGGGGTCACTGGTTTACTCTCAGGGATCTAGAGCTTGCAACTAATCGGTTTTCGCCACAGCACGTGCTTGGTGAGGGTGGTTATGGAGTTGTTTATAAGGGCAAACTAATTAACGGAACTGAGGTAGCTGTCAAAAAGCTTCTCAATAACTT AGGACAAGCTGAGAAAGAATTCAGGGTTGAAGTGGAAGCAATTGGCCACGTTCGACATAAAAATCTTGTACGACTATTGGGATATTGTATTGAAGGAGTTCACAG GATGCTTGTTTATGAGTATGTGAACAATGGAAACTTGGAACAATGGCTGCATGGAGCTATGCATGAACGTGGTGTCCTCACTTGGGAGGCCCGCATGAAGGTTATCCTCGGAACTGCGAAGGC GCTTGCGTATTTGCATGAAGCAATAGAACCCAAGGTTGTTCACCGGGACATCAAGTCGAGCAACATTTTGATGGACGATGAATTCAATGCCAAGGTGTCTGACTTTGGATTGGCTAAGCTGTTGGGATCAGGAGAAAGTCACATTACAACCCGAGTGATGGGAACATTCGG ATATGTGGCTCCAGAGTATGCCAACACAGGAATGTTGAATGAGAAGAGCGACATTTACAGCTTCGGTGTCCTCTTGCTTGAAGCCATCACTGGAAGGGACCCAGTGGACTATGGTCGACCAGCTAATGAG GTAAATCTCGTTGAGTGGCTGAAGGTGATGGTAGGAACCAGGAGAGCAGAAGAAGTCGTGGACCCGACCCTTGAAGTTAAACCAGCAACACGTGCTTTGAAGCGTTCCCTGTTGGTTGCACTCAGATGTGTTGATCCCGAAGCAGATAAGAGACCAAAAATGACTCAGGTCGTGCGAATGCTCGAAGCCGACGAGTATCCATTTCGCGAG gatcgaagaaacaaaaagagCCGCACAGCCAGCATGGACATTGAGTTGACAAAAGAAGCTACTGGCTCAGCTGAGGTGGAGAGCCAAGCTAATCCGGAGAGCCATAAAATCGAGATAACTCAGGCGTAG
- the LOC104442101 gene encoding uncharacterized protein LOC104442101 isoform X2 has product MSKISKQSKSDHQSSSNTSKVQGMVLPRNLQQLESKQGQSGQIQSAISGSLIKSLTVLDEFKHGFPSNGLSVASNKWWGSGSPGDFEYINATETGRECRPKCDDVADDGSNAEKKAEGEQENSDSTLQGTSLLTAMRKRALEEGREALKLGVFMSHRAHKIGKKEKSLMRNIFQSSLPKGWIDD; this is encoded by the exons ATGTCGAAGATAAGTAAACAAAG CAAGTCTGATCACCAAAGTAGCAGCAACACATCGAAAGTGCAGGGGATGGTACTGCCACGTAACTTGCAGCAACTGGAAAGTAAGCAAGGTCAAAGCGGGCAGATCCAAAGTGCAATTAGTGGAAGCTTGATAAAAAGTCTGACAGTGTTGGATGAATTCAAGCATGGATTTCCATCGAATGGCTTATCAGTCGCCTCAAATAAGTGGTGGGGAAGTGGCAGTCCAGGAGATTTTGAGTACATTAATGCAACTGAAACTGGTAGAGAATGCAGACCAAAGTGCGACGATGTGGCAGATGATGGTTCTAATGCCGAAAAGAAAGCTGAAGGTGAGCAAGAGAACAGCGATTCCACTCTCCAGGGGACTAGTTTGCTGACAGCTATGAGAAAAAGAGcccttgaagaaggaagggagGCACTCAAACTGGGTGTTTTTATGAGCCACCGTGCTCATAAGATaggcaagaaagagaaatcacTGATGCGTAACATTTTTCAATCTTCACTGCCAAAG GGATGGATTGATGATTAA
- the LOC104442101 gene encoding uncharacterized protein LOC104442101 isoform X1, with product MSKISKQSKSDHQSSSNTSKVQGMVLPRNLQQLESKQGQSGQIQSAISGSLIKSLTVLDEFKHGFPSNGLSVASNKWWGSGSPGDFEYINATETGRECRPKCDDVADDGSNAEKKAEGEQENSDSTLQGTSLLTAMRKRALEEGREALKLGVFMSHRAHKIGKKEKSLMRNIFQSSLPKGWIDD from the exons ATGTCGAAGATAAGTAAACAAAG CAAGTCTGATCACCAAAGTAGCAGCAACACATCGAAAGTGCAGGGGATGGTACTGCCACGTAACTTGCAGCAACTGGAAAGTAAGCAAGGTCAAAGCGGGCAGATCCAAAGTGCAATTAGTGGAAGCTTGATAAAAAGTCTGACAGTGTTGGATGAATTCAAGCATGGATTTCCATCGAATGGCTTATCAGTCGCCTCAAATAAGTGGTGGGGAAGTGGCAGTCCAGGAGATTTTGAGTACATTAATGCAACTGAAACTGGTAGAGAATGCAGACCAAAGTGCGACGATGTGGCAGATGATGGTTCTAATGCCGAAAAGAAAGCTGAAGGTGAGCAAGAGAACAGCGATTCCACTCTCCAGGGGACTAGTTTGCTGACAGCTATGAGAAAAAGAGcccttgaagaaggaagggagGCACTCAAACTGGGTGTTTTTATGAGCCACCGTGCTCATAAGATaggcaagaaagagaaatcacTGATGCGTAACATTTTTCAATCTTCACTGCCAAAGGGATGGATTGATGATTAA
- the LOC120285891 gene encoding splicing factor YJU2-like — protein sequence MGERKVLNRYYPLGFDPSELPRFGTPKSQQIKVRMMLSTSIRCNVCGNYIYKGTKFNSRKEVVINEMYFGVQIFRFYFKCTKCSAEPTIKTDLQNSDYVVEFGVMRNFEPWCKQDEVVENEKRRREAEEMGIAMKSLENKTHDSKREMDILAGLDEFESMKSRHATVDVDATKEKKLVEKDEVLLKSIVFHTSKDFVCRIEDEDSKDKKDLT from the coding sequence atgggagaaCGAAAGGTGTTGAACAGATATTACCCCCTGGGTTTCGACCCCTCGGAGCTGCCTAGGTTTGGGACGCCCAAGAGTCAGCAGATTAAGGTTCGGATGATGCTTTCGACGAGCATCCGATGCAACGTCTGCGGGAATTACATCTACAAGGGGACCAAGTTCAATTCCAGGAAGGAGGTCGTCATAAACGAGATGTATTTTGGGGTTCAGATATTCAGATTTTACTTCAAATGCACCAAGTGCTCTGCTGAGCCCACGATCAAAACCGATCTGCAGAATTCAGATTATGTTGTGGAGTTTGGGGTGATGAGAAATTTTGAGCCCTGGTGTAAGCAGGATGAGGTGGTGGAGAATgagaaaaggaggagggaggctGAAGAGATGGGTATTGCGATGAAGTCCTTGGAAAATAAGACACATGATAGCAAGAGAGAGATGGATATTCTTGCCGGActtgatgaatttgaatcaatgaAGTCTAGACATGCAACTGTGGATGTGGATgcaacaaaggaaaagaagctggTGGAAAAGGATGAAGTGCTTCTCAAATCAATCGTATTTCATACATCCAAAGATTTTGTCTGTAGGATTGAGGATGAAGATTCTAAGGACAAGAAAGATTTGACATGA